Sequence from the Larimichthys crocea isolate SSNF chromosome XXIII, L_crocea_2.0, whole genome shotgun sequence genome:
GCTGAAAAAACTAGGTAACACCCACCCTCAAGCAAGAGGAGGTAGAAAAGCTCCGTTGATTAAAATCGGTCTCATCTTCCTGTGGAGGGGTTCGTAAGAGAGGTGAGAAGTCAAGCGTTGCTCGCATTTCAAACAGGGTGAAATGCCAGCGTTGATTAAAATCTTGCATACACTGAAGTGTTAGTGTCTTCTTGCCCACACATGAAGATATGAGATCGTCACCTGTTGCATCTGATCAGTGTTAGCAGTCATAATGACTCATAAAGGAATTAACACCATTGTGAGATGGTACATCGTGGCTTTTCTGGTCGATCTTTGCACCTTTGCACAGTCTCCCTCTGCAGTTCAACTATTATTGATTGTAAATTGAAATAAGCCCAGTTATACACGCCATAATATTATGTAGCAACTCTACTCTGACACAGGAATCTACACCTTACCCATTGCTGAGAGTACTGCAGTACTTTGGATTATAAGCAGTTATTGTTTTAGCAAATATTTCCACACGTACTTACAAAATCCCAACAGCTGCTTCTAAAATAGCTACACATAATGCCAATGCTGTAAACCACGAATTtgaagtacttgtactttgagTATTTTCTTCTGATACTTTATATTTCACGACACACAATAAACTACATAGCTGTTACTTCAACAGTCAGCATTTCAAATGCAGGACTTTGAACAACACTGGTGTTGCTACTATTACttgaacttttacttttactcaagtatttggatattttgttaaataaacttATTGATTTGAGTTAGATAGGAAGATCaatatcatttttatatctGTCCTTTTACAGGAAATATAAAGCTACCACCACaatagcttagcataaagactggaagcagcaCAACagatacatatatttttatgagGCTGTGCAAAGGTCCACAAATGATAATTTGTTTATTAAAGATAACATCAGTGACACTTCCTGGAAGTTTGACTTCATTTCCATATATTAGTCTTTGAGATAAGTTAAAACAAGTCAGCATAGATACCGGAGTAGATGATCTAATAACACCTTGAAACCACAATgtactaaaatatatatatatatatatcttaaagAGGAAGTAATGGCAATAAAACGTCATTATATACCTGATATGGAGCATTTGCTCAGGTATATTTAAAgaagcaaaacagacagaacactTGATGTTTGTTagtcataaaatatatttattcaacTAGTAAAACGTCCACTTCCAAAATAGAATGACAACACATTCTCACGGGATGGCCCTAACATTGTTTGGCAAAAGgcgttttcttcttttctttatgttAATTACAATCTTCCTGGAAGTACATCAGCTTTGTTTCACAAATGCATACAGGGCTAACACCAAAGGTTTTCACGACTACTTGTTCTCCTACTCAGGGCCCGACACCAGGCTGTTGCTATAATCTATAATCTACTGGCAGATTCTTCTCGACATCAGCGTTCTTGGCAGAGTAATTTCATCCTTGGCTTTGTGCTCAGCCACTATGGCATCGGCCACAAGGCGATTGTGCGTTTTTAAGCTTTAGCACTCGACACGATGGGgttgcaaaacaaacacatagaaggattttcatttcatttggtaAAGGAGGATCATTCCTCTCTATTGCTATATTACCAGGGCATCCAAAAATGCATCTTTTGGTTACAAAACATAATTCAGGAATCATCACTTAAGACTTATTTTGCATAAGCTTTcaggcagagacaaaaaaatcaaaaacataataatgacACAACACGGGGTGTCGCACGTGAAGATTTAGAGAAATAAGCCATCGTTATGAGCTAGGCAGCAGTTGCACGTCCTCATGCCCTTTGTTGCTGcacactgaatttaaatcaaTAAGCAGGTCAGTGCCTATAGGCATCATGTCTGAGAGTGTGCGATGTTGTGTGAGGGGGATTGTTGTGATGGAGGCGGCTGCAGTGTTTCATTAAGCTGCTGTGATGCAGAGGCCGGGCTGGCAGTCGGTCAGAGATTACAGACGGACTGGCAGCGGGAGCGTTATGTGTCTGTGCAATCCTCACAGTAGGTTATAtatttcctcctccccctgtcTGTTGCAACTAACACATGCTTTCTGCTTCCTGCTGGCTCTAGAGAGAGAACATTTTTGGCTACAATTCATCATCTTTGTAGCGTTTTTGTTGGCCCGACACAAAGAAGATCTGCACACACCGGTGTAACGTTTCCAAAAAAACTTCTATCTGTCACCAGATGCTAAATCCGAGTAAACGTGTCACAGCCTCCGTGAAGTGTTTGTCATACGAAATAAATTATGACAGGGCATCTTTGCTGGCTTgttgcacacatacaaaacGGAGATGAAAATCCTGTAAGTGCTTCATCTCACAGTTGAACTGCCCggcattaaaagaaaaaggaaaggaattttaatttcttttcaaaaaATTTGGACGGAGAGAGAGATATGTGTGCTTTGTGGCTCGATAGAGAGGTAACTCCGGGTGTCTGActaaagggaggagggggaagggagAGGGCAACAGGGCAGAAAAAGGGTaagagaaaaggggggaggggggtatTACTGGAAGGAAGCACGGACAGAGCGACCCTTGAGCGGCTGAGGAGGACGGTAGTTGTCCACCATGCAGCACTCGGCCTCGCCCTCAGCGGAGAAGAGCAGACTGCGGAATTTGGCCATCTGTGAAAAGGGAGAAGACAGTCTTGTTAGTTTTTACTGCCGTCCTCCTGTGACTGTCACTCAGCAAACACATTACTGATCTCTTCATCTGCAGCACGTGTCACTGACTTCAAGTCAGAGCCTTATACTGGAGGATTTATGTTTAGCAGTTTGTGTTACTGAGGAATGCTTAACATCTGCTTCTTTGCCAAAGTTAGACGAGCAGATTGATACCCCACATGTGGGTActctaaatatgaagctatagcTAGCAGctcgttagcttagcttagcttagcacaaaagctataaacagaaagaaacagctaGCATGACTCAGTCCAAGAATAACCAGAACCTCTAAAGTTCAACAATTGAAACAAATCGTGGTTGTTGGCTAcggcttcatatttagcatacaaataaaagaatagtAGCGATCTCCTCgcaagaaaatgcaaatttccCAAAATTTAGAACCAAATGGTAGAGTAAAATTTAAAAGTATAAACATTTTGATGCTAATTGTCTAtgaaaagttgtgtttttatgggGAGGGTTATGTGCTGAACTATTTCTAGGAAGGAAGTTGTCAACTTGTTTTTACAAGCCACTCCAAGATCGTGTCAGATGATCTATTTAAGGCATTGACTAATGAATTAGTTCATGGGTGTTACACTGCTTCAGATACTTCAGTATAATACACACAGCTTATTGTGTGCTCTTGTGTTTTAGACTAGAACAGAGCATAACTTCATcacttttttcaaaatttttatatttatgaatgACGTCTTTGTAATTATCTCCTTACCCAGTCTTATATTACAACCAAGTCTAAAGGTTATGTCCACACGTCTCACATGTTTACACTTGAGACATGTGCTCGTCgccatgaaataaacatttgacCGGGCAGTGTTAATTTTCACATGGCCCAAAGACTCCAAGGACAACTCTTCCGTGGGGGCTGTTAAATTGAGATTAATGAGAGGTTGGAAGTCAAATATTCATTTCAGAGGCGTAAATACTTATAGTAAATGCAGGTATGATGTCTCCTGTGTTTATGGATTAAATCACACACTCATCTGCAGCATATGTGGGTCGGACATCGAACATTTCCTGTTGACTCCCCACATACTGACTCAGAAATACTGTGGTGAGGCCTATCAGAACTCCTGTCTGCCCTCATTCTCTTGATTTACCAAGACAGTGATATATGCTGCTGTATTGCATTTCCTCCCCACTACAgtggtttcttcttctctttccagcCATGCAGTTAATCAGAACAATTAAGCCCTTGATTTAGATCGTAGTATAAGAGAGGATTTGCAGACAGGGCTATTCTAGACCGTGTGGGCACGCAGCCAATCCTTCTGCCAACGCTGAATGAGTGCTGTGAGAAGCCATACCTGCTCGCAGCTGACACTGATTGGCTCTTTGCAGACAATCCAGGTGACGCTCTCCAGCAGAGGAGGTGTGGTCAGAGAGCCCAGATATGTCCAGTAGTCTAGGCTACCGGGGAGCAGAGCAGTGGGGTCGAAGCCACAGAAGGAGGTCTGCTTGCCCTGAAAACAGTCAAGTGTTCAGttaaattctttattttaaataatcaaatgcaaaaaaaaatatcgtTTTTTATAGAAACATACTTTGGCCTTGATGGAATCGAAGGCGTCCAGAATCTTCTGGAGACTGGCGTTGTCGTCaccacactgaaaaacaataaaatgttgaatgatTATCACCAAACAAAACTATGAATTGTCCTATGATTACTGTAATATTGAATACTATATTTCTACTCACCTTCAGGAATACTCCAACGACAGCGAGCCCATCAGGTTGGCCAGCAGCCTCACCAAAACTGGGGTATTTGGTGTTCCAGTGCACCAGATGCAGCTgagaataaatgaattatataaataaaaaatcaagcTTTTATTCCTCTGATCTATTTTCAGaaatgtggatttattttgtgatttctgAGCTGGTAACTGAACCTTTGACTATAGATGACATagtttttttagctttttggTCCAGATTAGAGGCGGAAATAGAAGATTAAAACttgatttaacattttgggGATTATATATAAAGAGAGTAGCCACATACATTTGCTCACAGATAACTTTATGTATCTCTGAGGTTAAattcaagcaaaaaaaacaagaaataacaaGCAAAGAGCTGCTACTTTTTGAGTGGGTGTTAgtaaaatggaaaacatgaaAGGCCAAAGTCTAATCTGAGAATGAGAGATTGTTTTTTCATCTCTCATTTATGCTTTAATCCAACCAAAGAGATTAGAGCAGCTCTCCTCTTGAAAAACGTTAAAAACTCTAATCTGCCTTTTTCTCCACGTCAGCATCCTTATTGGCTCAGAGCATCCTCACCTCAGCAGGATACTTGGTCCCTTCCACGGTGTGCTCAGAGCCTCTGTCGTCAGAAGCTCCCCAGTGGAAATGAAACTGCTTGAGCCTGTAGATCCCTGAGATGGGCCCGtctgtcagagctgcagaacaaacacaaatctgcGGTCAGTTCACGCCACACACTGAACGTGGGTGGTGCTGCAGTATGTGCACGGtttgtgaaatatatttttctgggcggaaaatgggaaaaacacaaggatgacacacacacacacagacacacagagacacacacttgtGTCAGACTATTCTCCTGTTTCAGGGAGGCAGACTCAGTTCCTGTTGTGTAAGCTCGGCTCAGATTGAGGGTTGCACTCACTGCAGGTATTGTTAACCTCCTTACAATGATGTAGCTATTTTCAGtatccaaaaaaaatgaaacagttgCAGATAATCCTGTATATTGTTCTATTTGTGGCGATATGaaatgctgacacacacacactgtcctctcCAAACAGGATATTTGTTTCTTGGTAGTCGGCctcaaataacaaaaaaaaagcagagaactGGTCCTGTAGCAAGccgagggtgtgtgtgtgtgtgtgtgtgtgtgtgtgtgtgtgtgtgtgacttataGGGAttactggaaaaataaaaatacagaagcTTTGATGGTAAATTTTTCCACTGTGCACACATGATGGATGGGTGACGTGCAAACCTGCAGCTTGCCCTTTATTTAGAAGGGCAAGGCCAAGAAAAGATTCAAAAGGCTCCAACTCATCATGTACattcttatttttgttgcatCCAACAGAAATAATCCACGTGACTGCTGATTATGTAACCACATTCTTCATTATCCTCAACATCAGGACAACCAAACCTCAAAATCCTCGACACAAAAGAAGCCTCTCTCTGAAATCTCgcatgaatttaaatgaaactgcacagagagaaaatatgcaATCTCCATTTTATATGACGAAGTGGGTGGAAAATGCAGCTCTATCACTGCGGCTCATTACCATGCACATTTGGCGCATTAATAGTTAAACAAAACAGCGTTTGTTTGCAGAATTAACCCCCGTTTCTTTTGCGCTTTTGACCTCCCCTGGCAGCAGAAAGGAGCTGGCGTGGGAAAGGTTTACCAGGGGTTACATTACCAATTCAATTAGTACCTTATGAATAGAGCCCCTAGAGCGTATTCACCCACTTTtcttctatttaaaaaaaaagatgtgaaaaatcatcaaaatactaaataaataataaaataaagtaaataaaaaaatcagttttagtCTGTTTGTTCAGCATCCTCCATGCTTTGTATGGATGCGAAACTGGGGCGCATGACTCATGCATTCCTATAAATATTAACCGAATATTAACATGCTTGAGATTTATTggagctgcagagctgcggAAGGTTTTGAAGGTTACTGCGTCCTCACAAACCATCATCAGGACCCTGATTGTCTTTGTTTGCAACAATAACCTCGCAGCTCTTCTATTATATCTACAAACATTGCAATGATAATTGGAAATAAAGgcaaatattgtgttttctgcaggTTAAGGCGACACATCAGATTGTGTATTCATGTAATATTAATGTCACACTAACTTGAGCTGTCGGAGTCGTCTGCGAATGTCACTTGGAAGGAATGTCCATTGTTGAGGATATCGAGGCAGGTGGAGGGGTCGTACTTCAGCTTGAGCGGCTTCAGACCTCCGTCGAATGATGCTTCACCAGGTACGATGTCAATGGGAGACTGGCGGGGTCCATCGGCAATAGGGAAGTTAGCAACCCATTTCTCAGGtcctaaaaaaaatgatgatatgAGAATAAAAATTGTGATTATtggaatattaaaataataaatatgttttctgtttaaacaAATTGCGCATCTTGGGGGGATGGTGCGTAAAAATGcgcagaattaaaaaaagaaaaatctgtgcAGTGACCCGTGCTCCCATTTATGCACTGCCTGCTGGTATGACTGGGATTAACACTCCTCTCCTTATATTATAACAGCATATGTTCTTTATGTGCAAATGAGCGCCTCACCGTTGTCTGCTCCGTATCCCCAAGACATtgttacaattttttttttggatctgtGGGTATCTAAAAGGCGTAATTCCCCTATAGCGAGTCGTTCCCCCAGCGCAAAGCAGCCAGTGTCCTCCACctgacagctgcagagcttATATAGGGTTCCCCTGGTGAGCGGGTGTCAGGCTTTTGTTGGCCACATGATGTCCGCGCAATGACCGGGAGGAGTTTAGATGCGCCGCGACGCTGCAACACTGTGGATCAatgacactctctctctcaccaccctcctcctcctccccctctctcttttgaTAATCCGTCGCTCTGTTAATATCCTCATTAACATCTCCGAGCTGGATAATGTTCCTCGATCCAACGTGCCGAGCGCATTTTCACCTCTCGTCTaacgggtttttttttttttttgactcgcCTGACGCGTCAGGAAGTAACGGAATTACACATTGACAGCGTGTGGCAGAGTGTCACCTTCAAACTGAAAGTCGGCTTCAGCTGTGACATAATAGAAAGAACCGCTATGGAGATCTATTAGAAAACAGCAGGGCCAGTGCGTAAAATGCTGAAAAAGGCTGAAACAAAAAAGGTAGATGGGTGTCAAATActcataaaatacaaaaaaaggttATTATGAAATATGAGTTATCACTTGTTGGATCACCGAGGGAAGCGTTTGAATATTAACCAACAGCAGAGCTCTATATTTCTCAATGGGACATCAACTTCAAACTCATAAAACAATCAAAGTAATTAtgattacttattattattattattaattgtttCCTGCTGGACATTATGACTTGTCTGTCAGTGATGGTGCTGCAGCAGACATCCACACACTTTTTGTCCACTgatatagagaaaaaaaataatcaaatactTGCATTTAAAGTATTGGAAccatgtaatcagattacattcTAGTTGGCAACACAGCCCAGTGTTCAATGTTCAAGGTTggtccgtttttttttttttttttctgaaaatcatACACCTGCAGTGAACACAGCTGTGGTGGTGCTGCGGCGCCACCTGCTGCCGGTCAGTGAGACAGCGAGACAGGTGTTCAAAGAAAGTCTCTTAATTGACTGAATATTATGAATTATGGCTTCAAGTGTCTTGACTTTATAAACTAATGCACTATAGATGTAGATCTTCATATCACTCCCCAATTACAAAATAACATTATAAGAGAAACTTCTCTGATAAAACAAATTTACCACTCAAAGTTTGCTTGTCATTGGTGGGTGGGCCTTCAGCGCCCCCTATCTTATGATTGAGTATTCTGCCAATTATGTTTGCGCTGttctcttcaaaataaaggttctatactaataataaaatactaatataaataataataataatataatataataatatacattttatttatagggcctttctgtcacccaaggacaccttacaataaataaaagtagcagcaaataaaaaaaacaaacaaaaagaaccataaaagtatcaaaatacaagatacaacattaaaaacaggttaaaataggacagtgTTGTTCTACCTGTTTGTAAAGTCTTTTCTCCTAATTATACAGACagattgtaaaaataaattattatttaataatactTTATGAGGATGTCATTAAATGTTAGAAGTGTTCAGCATTGAAAATGTCTCAGGAAAAATGTACTGAAAGTTACTCAATGCATTAGATTATTATTGTTCATGCATTCATGTTGCCCTAAAGAGCAACGTGTTGCCCAACTCAGTGACTGTCATGTTTAGACGTGTActattttttgtgcttttattttttaaacaaacggAAGTagaattgttgttttattcgGCTAGCTTTGCGCAGTTTTCTGtactttaaaatcaaatattcGGAGTATGTTTTAGTTTTACGaccacaaaataaacacaaataattataagatcattatttattaatatttaattaaatatttattcatatttattacaaTTTTTCAAACAAACGGTCAGCCGTTGACACCGGAAGCAGCACGAAGtcgctttcaaaataaaggcacaTATTACGCGCATAACTTCCAGCGATCGACTGAAAATCAGAATAATTgatgtaaaaaattaaaaatcttttCCTTCTCCTACAATAACTTTAATTTCTGCTGTTAGTTGGCGATAATCGCCGTGAGAAGAAGAGTTTGATGTAACGTGACTAACACGGCGGAGAGAGCTGGTCGCACCGGAAGTACGTAGCTCAGGCACGTTCAGAGCAGCACgaggaacaacaacaacccacGGCTCCGCGCGAGGTcaggtaaacatgtttatttattatttattacaaataaCTCATGATGAAGTCACTTATcaacactgagagagagacacggagaaaaacacaaagcccCGTGCAGAGAGGGAGTCAGTcagtaaatgttgtttaaatgtttctgcaACACGCAGGTTATGTTCTTCAGATCTGTTTATATAAAGATATTAGCAGCTGTcatatttgtctgtgtctgtctggtgtCTTTGTCctattctgtgttttattttaattttttctatCTACGtctgttttattctgttctgtctgttggACACATTGATTCACACTTCATGATGAAATCTGTTAAAGTTATTTATAAAAATCACTGTCAGGTTGTCTGGATGAGCGGTGTccaaactttattattattattattattattattattttttaagcaaaatacCAAAATCGAATACAAACTCTCAAACAGGACATTGATATCAGCAATACAGTGTTGAGTGCAAACAAACAGTTAGAGGAaatcattaaacaaataaaatagaggcaaataaatcaaatacagGAAATACAAGTTCGACATAAACAGAGCACGAAAGGTAATAGGAGAAAGTAAAGGAGAAATATTTAGGCTAAAGTTTTTGGCATACTTGTTGTTTagctttttaaatgatgaaaaaaatatcttgaattcattaataaaagaagaataagaagcTTTAGAGTTTCCCCATTTTGCACAATGGATATGgtataataacatttatgatGGTtggatgattaaaataaaagattatccaaacttctttttttaaagagagacagatttgACAACGTGAACATGCTgatattaacattaaaaaaagttacatacaaatgcaaatgaacaattttgttttcaagtttttatttaaaaaaatgaccaaatctaaaccaatcagccgtgaacaaatctaaaaaccagttcttcctttctgtcacatctggagtcagataataaagaataaattgtatgaaat
This genomic interval carries:
- the LOC104931498 gene encoding carbonic anhydrase 1 produces the protein MSWGYGADNGPEKWVANFPIADGPRQSPIDIVPGEASFDGGLKPLKLKYDPSTCLDILNNGHSFQVTFADDSDSSTLTDGPISGIYRLKQFHFHWGASDDRGSEHTVEGTKYPAELHLVHWNTKYPSFGEAAGQPDGLAVVGVFLKCGDDNASLQKILDAFDSIKAKGKQTSFCGFDPTALLPGSLDYWTYLGSLTTPPLLESVTWIVCKEPISVSCEQMAKFRSLLFSAEGEAECCMVDNYRPPQPLKGRSVRASFQ